A single Cottoperca gobio chromosome 7, fCotGob3.1, whole genome shotgun sequence DNA region contains:
- the LOC115010978 gene encoding SAM pointed domain-containing Ets transcription factor-like, with amino-acid sequence MGSPCELPGCSAYSPLYISHTHTDSRMAWLDEAEDIKPPRSLLGLPELGWPGVYVPCYNRLALEENSWVLRMTEAPAPAAPPSRTLEMSPAKPSQTQVPSSEMQGQVEERCLEQVQTMVVGEVLKDVNTACKLLNIAPDPLDWNCVHVQKWLLWTEQMHRLPQASTMFQELSGRDLCSMTEADFRQHSTQFGDTLYAHLDIWRSAAAMKERCPPEDSKSAADDLSWSDVMCNYPSQPIHLWQFLRELLLKPTDYSRCIRWLNKDKGIFKIEDSALVARLWGIRKNRPAMNYDKMSRSIRQYYKKGIIRKPDISRRLVYQFVNPV; translated from the exons ATGGGGAGTCCATGTGAACTTCCAGGCTGCTCTGCATACTCACCTCTCTAcatcagccacacacacactgactccagGATGGCCTGGCTGGATGAGGCGGAGGACATCAAACCGCCCCGCAGCTTGTTGGGGCTGCCTGAGCTCGGCTGGCCGGGGGTCTACGTCCCCTGCTACAACAGATTAGCTCTAGAGGAGAACTCCTGGGTGCTGAGGATGACAGAGGCCCCGGCTCCTGCTGCGCCTCCCTCCAGGACTCTCGAGATGAGCCCAGCCAAGCCCAGCCAGACCCAGGTCCCCTCCTCTGAGATGCAGGGTCAAGTGGAGGAGCGCTGTCTGGAGCAGGTGCAGACCATGGTGGTGGGAGAAGTGCTGAAGGATGTCAACACGGCTTGCAAACTGCTCAACATTGCACCAG ACCCGTTGGACTGGAACTGTGTGCACGTTCAGAAGTGGCTGCTCTGGACCGAACAAATGCACAGGCTGCCGCAGGCCAGCACGATGTTTCAGGAGCTGAGCGGGAGGGATCTGTGCTCCATGACAGAAGCAGACTTCAGACAACACTCGACGCAGTTTGGAGACACGCTGTACGCTCATCTGGATATCTGGAGATCTG CTGCAGCAATGAAGGAGCGCTGCCCACCTGAAGACAGCAAATCTG CAGCTGATGATCTCTCCTGGTCAGATGTGATGTGTAACTACCCCAGCCAGCCCATCCACCTGTGGCAGTTCCTCCGAGAGCTGCTCCTCAAGCCTACAGACTACAGCCGCTGCATCCGCTGGCTTAACAAGGACAAAG GGATTTTCAAAATAGAAGACTCAGCTCTTGTGGCCAGGCTATGGGGAATCAGGAAGAACCGCCCGGCTATGAACTATGACAAAATGAGTCGCTCTATACGCCAGTACTACAAGAAAGGAATCATCCGAAAGCCTGATATATCACGCAGACTGGTCTACCAGTTCGTCAACCCCGTATGA